A single genomic interval of Juglans regia cultivar Chandler chromosome 1, Walnut 2.0, whole genome shotgun sequence harbors:
- the LOC108996732 gene encoding protein-lysine methyltransferase METTL21D — protein sequence MKFTDSPVIELPVRNSLLSLQQDNGSMHVGTSVWPCSLVLVRFADRWAPLTQIPIDNNSNPYSHLLDFRGKRAVELGAGCGAAGMGFYLLGLTDIVLTDIAPVMPALKRNLKRNKPVLAKALKHSILYWNNLDQINSLNPPFDFVLAADVVYIEETVGPLVSTMEALVSDDGVVLLAYQLRSPEADKLFWEMCEEAFHVDKVPHEDLHPEYAYEETDVYILRKKTKIRVEGS from the coding sequence ATGAAGTTCACAGATTCCCCAGTAATCGAGCTGCCTGTGCGCAACTCCCTTCTTTCTCTCCAACAGGACAACGGCTCCATGCACGTTGGAACCTCCGTCTGGCCCTGCTCCCTTGTCCTCGTTAGATTCGCCGACCGCTGGGCCCCGCTCACTCAAATCCCCATCGACAACAACAGCAACCCCTACTCCCACCTCCTCGACTTCCGTGGCAAACGTGCCGTGGAACTCGGCGCCGGGTGCGGGGCTGCCGGCATGGGGTTCTATCTCCTAGGTCTCACAGACATCGTGCTCACCGACATCGCCCCCGTCATGCCCGCACTCAAACGCAATCTCAAACGCAACAAACCCGTCCTGGCCAAAGCCCTTAAGCACTCCATCCTCTACTGGAACAATCTCGACCAAATCAACTCCCTGAACCCACCCTTCGATTTCGTTCTTGCCGCCGATGTCGTTTACATCGAGGAGACCGTGGGCCCGCTCGTGTCCACCATGGAAGCTCTGGTGTCTGACGACGGCGTCGTTCTGCTCGCTTACCAATTGAGATCCCCGGAGGCCGATAAGCTGTTCTGGGAAATGTGCGAGGAAGCATTTCATGTCGATAAGGTTCCGCACGAGGATCTTCACCCGGAGTATGCCTACGAGGAGACCGATGTTTATATATTGAGGAAGAAGACCAAGATTAGGGTGGAGGGTTCGTAG